A stretch of DNA from Ricinus communis isolate WT05 ecotype wild-type chromosome 4, ASM1957865v1, whole genome shotgun sequence:
ACGTTATTTTACTTGAGATTAAAGTGTTTTGACTGTGATAATACGTGGCTCTGCAAATGAAAACTCATCTTTAGTATTATGATAATTTACACAATGGGTTGAGTTCATGAAGTTTCTCTAGTCAGATACCAAAGAGATGGCATATTATGAAAATGCAGTTCTTGATTATTGCTAGTTTTTAATTGAGTCTCATTTCCCTTAGAAACTTTATATGATACCGGTGATTTCAAATCTCTATCAGAGACTTGATAATTAATGGTTTAGCATAATTATAGTGCTGCCTCTCATAAActgatatatgattttattctCCTTTGGAAATACGAACTCTCTATACAGATAGCTTCAGAGGCCATAAAAAGCCTTTTGTCTGCCATCCAAATGATAATGCTGCAGCAGGATGAGGAATACAATCTGCACAAAAAATCTGATAAACTTGAGAAAAGATTGGAGAAGGAGTTATTCTCACTTGCTGAAATGGAGAAAAAGGTTGATTGGAGATTTGCCGCTGGAGATGCGCAATCCGATTTGAGCCCCAAGCATCCCTTGTCAATTAAGCGTGCCAAAACTGAAGCCCTGAAGAAACGGGTGGATACTGAGAAGTCTAAGTATCTGAACTCTGTCCAGGTAACAAGAGTTATGACTCTAAATAATCTCAAAACAGGCCTCCCTAGCGTGTTCCAGGCATTATTGGGATTTTCAAGTGCTTCTGCTCAGGCCTTTGAGGCTGTCCACAGCGACAGCAGTCCTGCAGTCGATTGTGAGGCATCGGAAAGCTCAATGAGCTAGAAAAGTGAAACGAAGTGGGAACCAATTACACTTTGAAGAGCCATTCGGGTCTACTGCAAGTTATTTGTGACGTTCAAGGATACAGttcaaattgtaataaaattgTTTATAGCGACAGAAACTATTGTGTGGTCAATTATACTAGACACTGTTGGTTGACTGGCAATGTAAGAAAATCTTATGCTTCAATGTGGTTTCAGGTGCATCAATTTTTTTGCAGTAATATTGAGACCATCGATTCCCAAGGCTCATCTCTCTATTCCCCACTTGCACAATAATGTGCTCACCATAAAAAGTTGCAGATCAACACAGCTTGTGCAATTAAAAGATGCTGGAAGACAGGAAAAAGTGATGGAGGAAATTTAGACTGGTTTGGATGTAATCTGCCGCCCCTATTGTTATCCAACACCATTGATGTTTTGCAGCAGATCTTACCAGACTACTGGAGGACTACTTTTTTCATTAGAAAAGTTCCTAATTCATAGCAAAAACCTCATAATTTGCAGATGTACGCACTGGGGTAACTACTTTCAAGTTTCAACCCATAATTCTGTGTCTTGCTGCTACATACTCCTAGTCAGTAGACGTTCCAGTGAGGTCTGTCTTGAACATGTCTATTAGGATAAGTTTGTCCTGTGTGCATCCGTACTTGTACTCCACTTTTAGGTCTGAGTGGAAATTGTGGAAGTAAAAAAATGGTGGTGTATGAGATTTGGTGTCCATGGATATTTACTAGGGAGGACAGAAATAATCACATATACAATTCTGGGAGGGTGTTTTTTCTTTGGGAGGTTTTTAAAACCCTTGAAACCTTACAATTTCCGTCCCCCCAAATCAAAGGATTGGAGTGTCTTAGGTTTTCTACAAGAATAATTTCTCACCATTCCTCTTTTCCTTCACCTTCAAGTCAAAAAAGAGTATGTTCCTAAACCTTGCTTCACCAGAGAAAACCCTTATCTTACTCTCACCTTTACAAAAATCAGAATTcttacaattaattatttccaTTATAGGATTACATTATGCAAAAAATTTCACTTACAAactatattacaaaattatgaGGAGCTATTCTCTACTTCCAATAGTGTCATCTAATGTATTATGCTTCGCaagctttctctctctcttgtcttttttttttcttaagcaAAGAGCCAGAGACTTTCTGTAATTCATCTTTCTACAACCATTGAATTAACAAAGTTTTGATTGTCCCTTAATCTTCAACACTGTCCCAATCAAGGGATTGATGGACCATATCATGGTCATATTCTAATTGTTGAAGCCTGTTGTAAGCCAGCCTGCTCATCATTCCGAGACCTGAAACAAGAACCAGAATGACATCAGAGAAAAGTACACAAAAACATTATGAAAaaatgcattttctttttgtcatcAGGAAGCAGGTATAAAATATGAACACTTCATATTATGTTTACCTTCAACTATTCTGTACAGGGAGAACCACCATCCATCTCTGGGAACTTGGTACCGCTCTAGTGTTTCATCTATTACTTCATCATGTTTCCCCTCTAGAACATCCTTCAGTGTTATCACTGcatcttttgttttattgagTATATTGTTCTCATCTCCAGTATCTAACTTTTGAAGATCATTCTGTGAAGAAGCGAGACTGACAGCAAGGGCAAACTGGGCAGCAGCAGCCCATCTTGAAGAGGCTATCCATCTCCTCCGGCCATCTAGCCTCTTGGTTGCTTCTCTACTGAATTTATCTTCTTTCCCTTCGAATACTAAGCTACGCAAGTACTGAGCATTTGCAGGTCCTGTGCTTTGAACCATTTTAGAGAATGCACTTCTTTCATTTGACAGTAGCTCCTCCGGAGTAGCATGTTCTAAAACCTGAAAAGGAAAGGTTGAAAATTCTTAAAGTCTGCTAAATGAACATTATATAACTAATAGTGAAAATTGTTAACAAAATTATATGAGCAGAAAAGGAGTTCCTTATGATTTCTTCTCTGGCTCTTTTGGACACTAAAGTTTTAGGATTGTTGATGTTAATTGGCTCTTGCAAGTAGGCAACAAGAAcatatccaagaaaagaaaattatttgaggCATACCCGACCGGCATCAAGAACAAGAATTCTGTCACAATCAATGATGGTATTTAGTCTGTGCGCAATAACAAGCATTGTGCAAGATTTAAATTCTTCTCGAATGGTTTTCTGAATGAGAGCATCAGTTCTGACGTCAACAGCAGCAGTTGCTTCATCAAGAACAAGAATTTTTGATCTTCTTAGTAATGCTCGTGCGAGACTTAGTAATTGCCTCTGTCCAACACTGAAATTTTCACCTCCTTCCAAAACCTTGATACAAGAATTGCATGCTAGTCAGTAGTCATAATCTTATGGTATTACTAATCCTTTTACATAGAGAATGACAAAGCCACATGTTAATATTTCAAGGACTTTTCCACTTGAATAAGGTATCTACATAAATATGTAAGGTTTATACCTCGGCATCTAGACCAAAAGGATTCTTCCTAATCACTTCCTTCAAATGTGCCCTCTCTAGAGCCTCCCAAAGGTCTGCATCATTGTGCTCATTAAATGGATCAAGATTAAACCGCACGGTTCCTACAGAAAAACAATCAGAATCACTGGTATTTAGAGTCCCTGGTATCTTGGTAATTCCTCCATTTACACCATGTAAGATTTTTCTCAAAATAGCTTGTTCAGAATGCTAGTGCACATGCATGTACATATAAGGAGAGTGCACAAACTGGAGCTACTACAAACTCTTTTGCAATTAAGTTCTGAAATGTCACATGCTACCATTGTATGATCTTAAACATAAAAGTTTAAGATAAagaacaatttaaaaaaaaacttttaccACTGAATTACACCACACAAACATGTCTCTAAATTGGAAAGGTAACAAATGTGGATGAAATATAAGAGTATGAAATCATTATAAATTGCAAAGATGGTATaggattaaataaattttgtaagaaattaagtcaacaaaaattagttttctagTTTTGAGATTACCTGAGAAAAGAACAGGTGCTTGTGGTATAATACTGAGATTTTTTCTCAAATCTGTTAGTCCAAACTTAGAAACATCACAGCCATCAATGATGACCTCTCCTCTTTCCAGTTCAACAATTCGGAACAATGCATTAAGCATGCTAGATTTTCCTGCTCCAGTTCTCCCAGCTATTCCCAGCTTCTCACTTGGTGAAACTGAGAAGGACAATCCATGCAAGACTGGAGGAAGTTCAGATCTATAACGTAAGACAACATCcctaaaattaattgatccTGAAGAAGGCCATGCAGGTGGAGGGCGATTGCTTTCAATTACAGCTGGAGCTTCAGACGGCATATCTATATATGTGCCAGCACGCTCAACAGAATTGAAACTATTTTCTGCTCTACTTGCTTGTCTTAAAACATTACTCAGTAGATTGGTAATGTTTAAAGTATAACTGAGGAGTAGACCCATTGTAGATGCAAATGCCACCTTGTTCTCTGTTCTGCTATTCTGCAAAACTGCAAAGCTTGCAGTCAACCAAATCATGATCCCTCCTAATGTTTCCAATCTTATGGTGAGCCAGCGATTTGAACTTATATTCACTAGAGTAAATCTGATGTTATTGTCCATAGACTTCCCACTGATGTTAGCCATTCGATCATATGCTTTGTATGCACGAATACTTGATAAACCATTTAATGCTTCTCCAAATTGTGCATACACTGGAGATCTGGTGATGGAATCCAGACGTTTTACTTCACGAGAAGTACTctgtacaaaatatatgcaAAAGAGTTATTAAAGTGTGCATGTAACAAAATACACGAGGGCAAAATGAGATTGAGGATATAAGAACATCAGGTAAAACAATGGAAATGGAAGCTTGTAGATACTGACTACGAggaatcaaagccaaatcctagtaattatataaattctcTGGTGACTATGACTTTCAGTTGAATCTAATCTATATGCATCTGTagtacaaaaatatatttctcttgagatattttatttatcataaacTGAAATGAGAAACTAAATCCTAATATAGTGACAATATTTGCAGGTGTCTGTAACTCTATTGTCGATACAATCCATATAAAAGATTATACATGCATATCTGCGTGTGCTTAAGCAAAATCCTAGAAACTAGCAGCCTGAAAATCacctaatattttttaaaaagattttgcTATAATTGCAAGTTCCTTTAGTTGAAGCAGCTTATTTATCATTTCTGAGGAGGGAAACTAAAATCACTAAGGCTGAACTAGGTGAGATTACTTGTGACACGTGAAAGACCAAAACGAACACAGATCAAATGATATACAAAAAACATGTACTTCTCAATTTACCTGGTAGTAGAGATAGGCAGCATAAAATAAGATGAGAAGTGGCATTATGGCCCACAAGGATACTGTGCTCACAATGCCAATCAGTGCAAATGTTgaaagaagttgaaaaacttGGTTCAGAAACATATTTGCAAAATTGGCAACATTGCGATCTATTTCCCCTAGATCCTTTGCAAATCTATTGATCACCCTTCCTGTGGGGTTAGTGTGGAAGAATAGCATAGGAGCTTGTAGGATTGAATTTAGCATCGCGTCATGCAGTTTTCTGGCTGCACGAAGACTAGAATTGATCAGCCAATAAGAGTTTGACAGCGTCACTGTTACCTGAACCAGAGACATAAAACAAACTTTTAAGATCTGTAGCAGATTTTAGAGATATAAAGTTATTGATCTCACCTAACAACTTAAATTTTTAGGTGGAATGGTTTTTGGATATCATATTAGAGCCTCTATGATCAAAAGGTTTAGAGTTTGATCCTTAATCACTTGTCAAGCCCAATGGGCATTTCTAGGGTATGTGTGTtatagatataaaattatattagaatcTCACATAACAGCTTAAACTTTAAGGTAGAATGGTTGTTTTACAGCAGTTATGTacattcttatttttctccCTGTTTTCTCTTTAGGTTCACATCAACTATTCTAGTTCAGTGGGAGAATATAACAATGAAATTGACTTAATGACATGCAAGTCCAAAGGACAAGGTTTGGAACACAATCTCTAATAACATCTTCTCATATaacccttttccttttcttttttcagggATAATGGACAATATAGACTGAAGAACAAGGTCTAAAAAATTGGCAAAGAAGCAAAATGgagataaaaaaatcaaataatagtAGATATACCTGACCAAGTGATAGAAGTGCATAGATAAAAATGTAGTATGCTGGCCTATAACCTTCCGAAGTGCTTTGTTTTGTCCAAAAGCTTAACCATGTACTACTTGAAACTCGAAGAACTTCTGTTGATATATAGAATGCAAACAGTACCATAACCACGAATGTGCCTCCTAATGCATTCTTATACctgaaaatatacaataaaaatgcACAACTTTTCAAGAGTTAATGCGTACATCAATCAAacaaatagaagaaaacacGTACTCAGCAATGCATGAACTACATGAATTAaactttgtttttttgtttatattgtATTGAAGATATTTACATGAAATTGAGGTAGCATTTATTAGTGCAGGTCATGTTCAGTATCTGAGAACAGATATAGCAGAGCTTCCACTACCTTCCCAGGGCGATTTATTGGAGTGGCCAACTAAAAGACTTCAGTAACCCATGCTTATATCCAAAGTGGAGGCGAAACTTGTCATGTCTCTATGCCAATAAGAACCTTGGCCACATAGGGTACAATACCAtcctttctatttttaagGCGAATCAGTAATCCCCATCAAATTAAAGGAGTATTCACTTAGAAATTGATTTCTGTCTGGGtgtgtaaaaaagaaaattctatcTGGGTGTATAACCAAAAATTTCTAAGGTGAGTTTCAAAAAGGGTCTTTACACTAATTGCCATGACGAATTACTTAACAGTTATGGTTGCCTGGATACATTACCTCATCAAGACCTTCCAACTCACAACACCTGTTTCCCTTTCTTCTTGCTTGACGAGCACAGACTTCCTTCCTTTCCCTTTCTTCATCTGACCAACATTTTGTGTCAACTCATTCAGCTCATTAGCTGCTGGTTTTGAGCTTTCATTGTCGAGATTTTTGCTGTCCTCTTGtccttcttcttgttcttttatttcctCCATTTTCCCAGCATTCTCCATTAGTTTCTGGAACAACTTGCCACTCTTAGAGAGTTCCTCGAAGGTCCCTTCCTCTTTAATCATTCCTTCACTAACCAGAATAATCCTGTCCACCTGTGGAAGAAAATGTAGCTGGTTTGTGACAAGAACTCTGGTTTTTCCTCGCAATGCTTCCTTGATACAGCTGTTAAAAACCTGTAAATAACATGTGGTTAGACCAACAATATGCTTCAGAAAAGTTCGATTTCAGAGCTTCATGGTGCTGATCCATTGATAATCATATTCTTTTGAACTTATTAGAATAAGGAGAGTGGTTTCATCCTGGATTCAATCTTTTCTGATGCCTACTATAGATCTCTAAATGTACGCCCCATAGGTAATGAAGTAATCTGTCTTTTTTTTGGTTGGCCTTCAAGTGGATAAATAACATTATTTCAATGATAGAATGTTCGCCCTTATATTTTTAAGCTTAACAGAAAAGCGTTCATATTGGATTAGTATATTCATCATACTGAATCA
This window harbors:
- the LOC8266534 gene encoding ABC transporter C family member 12: MALEPLDWYCRPVANGVWAKEVDSAFGAYTPCAIDSLVICISHLVLMGLCFYRIWLIKKNSKAVKYSLRTKYYNYLLGLLVGYCTAEPLFRMVMDISIFNLDGQTNLAPFEMVSLIIEALTWCSMLIMIGLETKVYIRQFRWYVRFGVIYVLVGEAAMLNTILSMTAYYNRFTLYTYISAVVCQVLFGLLLLVYVPNLDPYPGYSILQPESPENGEYEALPGGEHCPERHVNLFSRIYFGWMTPLMQQGYKKPITEKDVWKLDTWDQTETLIKKFQRCWIKESQKPKPWLLRALNNSLGRRFWLGGFFKIGNDLSQFVGPVLLNHLLQSMQQGDATWIGYVYAFSIFVGVSLGVLCESQYFQNVMRTGFRLRSTLVAAIFRKSLRLTHESRKNFPSGKITNMITTDANSLQQICQQLHGLWSAPFRITMSMVLLYQQLGVASLLGSLILVLMVPIQTFVISRMRKLTKEGLQRTDKRVSLMNEILAAMDTVKCYAWEKSFQSKVQNIRNDELSWFRNAQLLSAFNSFILNSIPVVVTLVSFGTFTLLGGDLTPARAFTSLSLFQVLRFPLNMLPNLLSQVVNANVSLQRLEELFLAEERILAPNPSLQPELPAISIKDGYFSWDSKSEKHTLSNINLDIPAGSLVAIVGGTGEGKTSLISAMLGELPPVANTGIVIRGTVAYVPQVSWIFNATVRDNILFGSEFEPSRYWQTIDVTALHHDLDLLPGRDLTEIGERGVNISGGQKQRVSMARAVYSNSDVYIFDDPLSALDAHVGRQVFNSCIKEALRGKTRVLVTNQLHFLPQVDRIILVSEGMIKEEGTFEELSKSGKLFQKLMENAGKMEEIKEQEEGQEDSKNLDNESSKPAANELNELTQNVGQMKKGKGRKSVLVKQEERETGVVSWKVLMRYKNALGGTFVVMVLFAFYISTEVLRVSSSTWLSFWTKQSTSEGYRPAYYIFIYALLSLGQVTVTLSNSYWLINSSLRAARKLHDAMLNSILQAPMLFFHTNPTGRVINRFAKDLGEIDRNVANFANMFLNQVFQLLSTFALIGIVSTVSLWAIMPLLILFYAAYLYYQSTSREVKRLDSITRSPVYAQFGEALNGLSSIRAYKAYDRMANISGKSMDNNIRFTLVNISSNRWLTIRLETLGGIMIWLTASFAVLQNSRTENKVAFASTMGLLLSYTLNITNLLSNVLRQASRAENSFNSVERAGTYIDMPSEAPAVIESNRPPPAWPSSGSINFRDVVLRYRSELPPVLHGLSFSVSPSEKLGIAGRTGAGKSSMLNALFRIVELERGEVIIDGCDVSKFGLTDLRKNLSIIPQAPVLFSGTVRFNLDPFNEHNDADLWEALERAHLKEVIRKNPFGLDAEVLEGGENFSVGQRQLLSLARALLRRSKILVLDEATAAVDVRTDALIQKTIREEFKSCTMLVIAHRLNTIIDCDRILVLDAGRVLEHATPEELLSNERSAFSKMVQSTGPANAQYLRSLVFEGKEDKFSREATKRLDGRRRWIASSRWAAAAQFALAVSLASSQNDLQKLDTGDENNILNKTKDAVITLKDVLEGKHDEVIDETLERYQVPRDGWWFSLYRIVEGLGMMSRLAYNRLQQLEYDHDMVHQSLDWDSVED